The following are encoded in a window of Lactobacillus acidophilus genomic DNA:
- a CDS encoding ABC transporter ATP-binding protein: MNNLLTIKDLTYKKNQKTILKDVNLNLTSGKIVALLGENGAGKTTLMRIIAGVAKNYKGKIDLAGATKEDQRKAKLSFTDGLTGFSDSTKIQEIVRFYATVFQDFDENEFDELRKFMKLSLDMKLSQLSRGMREKLIIALTFARKTDLYLLDEPFGGIDAMARKKIINSIILWKDEKSTILISDHFVNQISSLLDEVVIVKNNTILEHKSADDIRQNHKSIEEYYESFYADEDDE; this comes from the coding sequence ATGAATAATTTATTAACTATTAAGGACTTAACTTATAAGAAAAATCAAAAAACTATTTTAAAGGACGTTAACTTAAATTTAACTTCAGGTAAAATTGTGGCTCTTTTGGGTGAAAACGGTGCTGGTAAGACTACATTGATGAGAATTATTGCGGGTGTAGCTAAAAATTACAAAGGTAAAATCGACCTTGCGGGCGCAACAAAAGAAGATCAAAGAAAAGCTAAATTGTCTTTTACTGATGGATTAACTGGTTTTAGCGATTCAACTAAAATACAAGAAATAGTAAGATTTTATGCTACTGTTTTTCAGGATTTTGATGAAAATGAATTTGATGAGTTAAGAAAATTTATGAAGTTAAGTCTTGATATGAAACTTAGTCAATTGTCTAGAGGAATGCGTGAAAAACTAATTATTGCTCTGACTTTTGCTAGAAAAACGGATTTGTACTTACTGGATGAACCATTCGGTGGAATAGATGCGATGGCACGCAAAAAAATTATTAATTCAATTATTTTATGGAAAGATGAGAAATCTACAATTTTAATTTCAGATCACTTCGTAAATCAAATTTCTTCATTACTTGATGAAGTTGTGATAGTGAAAAATAATACAATTTTAGAACATAAGTCAGCTGATGATATTCGTCAAAATCATAAATCGATTGAAGAATATTATGAAAGCTTTTATGCAGATGAGGATGATGAATGA
- the rpoD gene encoding RNA polymerase sigma factor RpoD, whose amino-acid sequence MAEKETTQKPSLDKMVKQVVKDVKKDKSITEDDFTARLIKPYNLQGKAVDQLVQEFEDNGISIVDENGDPSKLALKKQKDVEKAELKDMSAPSSVRMNDPVRMYLKEIGRVPLLTTDQEIALAKRIESGDEEAKQELAEANLRLVVSIAKRYVGRGMSFLDLIQEGNMGLMKAVDKFDYRLGFKFSTYATWWIRQAITRAIADQARTIRIPVHMVETINKLIRIQRQLLQDLGREPTPEEIGAEMNMPTNKVRDILKIAQEPVSLETPIGEEDDSHLGDFIEDKDATSPEQHASYEMLKEQLEQVLETLTDREENVLRLRFGLDDGRTRTLEEVGKVFGVTRERIRQIEAKALRKLRHPSRSNQLRDFMD is encoded by the coding sequence GTGGCAGAAAAAGAAACTACACAAAAACCATCTTTAGATAAGATGGTGAAGCAAGTCGTTAAAGATGTTAAGAAGGATAAGTCAATTACTGAAGATGACTTTACTGCTCGTTTGATTAAGCCTTATAATTTACAAGGTAAGGCTGTTGATCAACTAGTACAAGAGTTTGAAGATAATGGTATTAGTATTGTTGATGAAAACGGTGATCCTTCAAAATTAGCTTTAAAGAAGCAAAAAGATGTTGAAAAAGCTGAATTGAAAGATATGTCGGCTCCTTCAAGTGTACGAATGAATGATCCTGTAAGAATGTACTTGAAGGAAATTGGTCGTGTTCCGCTTCTTACTACTGATCAAGAAATTGCACTTGCTAAGAGAATTGAATCTGGAGACGAAGAAGCAAAACAAGAATTAGCTGAGGCCAACCTTCGTTTGGTAGTTTCTATTGCTAAGCGTTACGTAGGTCGTGGAATGTCATTTCTTGATTTAATTCAAGAAGGTAATATGGGGCTAATGAAAGCCGTTGATAAATTCGATTATCGTCTTGGATTCAAGTTCTCAACTTATGCAACTTGGTGGATTAGACAGGCAATTACTCGTGCTATTGCTGATCAAGCTCGTACAATTAGAATTCCTGTGCATATGGTTGAAACTATCAATAAGTTGATTAGAATTCAACGTCAATTATTGCAGGATTTAGGTCGTGAACCAACCCCAGAAGAAATTGGTGCTGAAATGAATATGCCAACCAATAAAGTTCGTGATATTCTTAAAATTGCCCAAGAACCAGTTTCTCTTGAAACACCTATCGGTGAAGAAGATGATTCACATTTGGGTGACTTTATCGAAGATAAAGACGCTACAAGTCCAGAACAACATGCTTCATACGAAATGCTCAAGGAGCAACTCGAACAAGTACTTGAAACATTAACTGACCGTGAAGAAAATGTTTTACGTTTACGTTTCGGTCTGGATGATGGTCGTACTCGTACGCTTGAAGAAGTGGGTAAGGTATTTGGCGTAACTCGTGAGCGTATTCGTCAGATTGAAGCTAAGGCATTGCGTAAACTTCGTCATCCAAGTCGTTCTAATCAATTACGTGACTTTATGGATTAA
- a CDS encoding M23 family metallopeptidase produces the protein MKKTESKISLYVALIAIIFFASIPLWHIDLNASRPQTHVVKKKKAKKKKVIHKVTWGYPFKRLYEKKIKFKSGQKFGETDVIRRYYPTKSYFHDGYDFGFSEVGHSTVYAVHAGKVHQVKYAPGLGLYVWVISKDDYVEIYQEGFLSITDIYVKKGQELKLGQKIGRLTGSHIHLGITKTDKNYIDKHGVPCRNYWRNNGTWLNPMKIIEDDIAKGKASES, from the coding sequence ATGAAAAAAACTGAAAGTAAAATATCATTATATGTCGCCCTAATCGCTATTATTTTCTTTGCTTCAATTCCTCTTTGGCACATAGATCTAAATGCTTCAAGACCCCAAACACATGTAGTTAAGAAGAAAAAAGCTAAAAAGAAAAAAGTAATTCATAAAGTCACTTGGGGCTATCCTTTTAAGCGATTGTATGAAAAGAAAATAAAATTTAAATCTGGACAAAAATTTGGTGAAACTGATGTAATTCGCCGTTATTATCCAACTAAAAGTTACTTTCATGATGGTTATGACTTTGGCTTTAGCGAAGTGGGGCATTCAACAGTATACGCCGTTCACGCAGGAAAAGTTCACCAAGTAAAATATGCTCCAGGATTAGGACTCTATGTTTGGGTAATCTCTAAAGATGACTATGTTGAAATTTATCAAGAAGGTTTTTTAAGCATTACAGATATTTATGTTAAAAAAGGTCAAGAATTAAAACTAGGCCAAAAAATCGGACGCCTAACTGGATCACACATTCACTTAGGCATAACTAAAACTGATAAAAACTATATTGATAAACACGGTGTACCTTGCCGTAATTACTGGAGAAATAATGGGACTTGGCTCAACCCAATGAAAATTATTGAAGATGATATTGCCAAAGGCAAGGCCAGTGAATCATAA
- the dnaG gene encoding DNA primase, with protein sequence MAGRIPEEFIAEVRNNVNIVDVISQYVSLEKKGKDYIGLCPFHQEKTPSFTVNEEKQFFKCFGCGKGGNVFKFLMYKDNLTFPESVEQVAEYAHMSMPEGYGNSSPVKLNPIMQMHRDAVEFYQQVLFTTKAGERGMQYAQKRELGRDILNHFKIGYAPKEDNVLITYLRGKGYKDDDLTQSGLFVQSQDGQLFDRFRDRLMFPLDNENGMTIGFSGRRISDDKTEAKYMNSPETGIFNKSKVLFHFAEAKKAARDENHLVLYEGYMDVIAAYKAGIKSGIASMGTSLTDDQVYMLRRVTSNIIINYDGDDPGIHAEERAVNLFNKDGDFNLGVVVLPEKLDPDEYVKKYGAEKYYDEVKGALTPTEFFLKRLAQKYNLDNDREKLTYISEAVKQISLVRNPVEQDMYIERLAKSAQVSIDALKANLARERRKNNRVQSRTRQYKNYPNRSNNTVDTLIPPEQPIELSIKQTEVEKHPSQTRLLYLFIHSTEAQKYLLNGNFHFPDKEFEKLAELWVKYSETHNDPQINGFLDFIPEQLQGIIIDAELAKTPTDFNIQEINEHVHALKKRNIYSRLNELQIELQDAKRKEDAQEIIKITQEILGLKRILEANKEAF encoded by the coding sequence ATGGCTGGACGAATTCCTGAAGAATTTATCGCCGAAGTCCGCAATAATGTAAATATTGTAGATGTTATCAGCCAATATGTGTCACTTGAAAAGAAAGGCAAAGACTATATCGGTCTTTGCCCTTTTCATCAAGAAAAAACACCATCATTTACAGTTAACGAAGAAAAACAATTCTTTAAGTGTTTTGGCTGTGGTAAAGGCGGAAATGTATTTAAATTCTTGATGTATAAGGATAATCTGACTTTTCCTGAAAGTGTAGAACAAGTTGCAGAATATGCGCATATGTCTATGCCAGAAGGATATGGAAATAGTTCTCCCGTTAAGCTAAATCCCATTATGCAAATGCATAGAGATGCTGTTGAATTCTATCAGCAAGTATTATTTACTACTAAAGCTGGTGAAAGAGGGATGCAATATGCTCAGAAAAGAGAATTAGGACGAGATATTCTGAATCACTTTAAAATAGGTTATGCGCCTAAAGAAGATAATGTGCTGATTACTTATTTACGTGGTAAGGGATATAAAGACGATGATTTGACTCAGAGTGGATTATTCGTTCAAAGTCAAGATGGACAATTATTTGATCGGTTTCGTGACCGTTTAATGTTCCCCCTGGATAATGAAAATGGGATGACAATCGGCTTTTCAGGTCGTCGAATTTCAGATGATAAGACTGAAGCTAAATATATGAATAGTCCTGAAACAGGAATTTTTAATAAGTCCAAAGTTTTATTTCATTTTGCTGAAGCAAAAAAAGCTGCTCGAGATGAAAACCATTTGGTTTTGTATGAGGGCTATATGGATGTAATTGCAGCATATAAAGCAGGAATAAAATCTGGAATTGCTTCGATGGGAACTAGCTTGACTGATGATCAGGTTTATATGTTAAGGCGAGTAACATCTAATATTATTATTAACTATGATGGTGATGATCCGGGTATACATGCCGAAGAAAGAGCTGTAAATCTGTTTAATAAAGATGGCGATTTTAACTTAGGAGTTGTTGTTTTACCAGAAAAGTTAGACCCTGATGAATATGTCAAAAAATACGGTGCTGAAAAATATTATGATGAAGTTAAAGGTGCTTTAACGCCCACTGAATTTTTCTTAAAAAGATTGGCTCAAAAGTATAACTTAGATAATGATCGTGAGAAGCTTACATATATAAGTGAAGCGGTTAAACAAATTAGTCTAGTTAGAAATCCTGTTGAGCAGGATATGTATATTGAGAGATTGGCTAAATCAGCTCAAGTATCTATTGATGCATTAAAGGCTAATTTAGCTAGAGAAAGACGTAAAAACAATCGGGTTCAAAGCCGTACACGACAGTATAAAAATTATCCTAATAGGTCTAATAATACTGTTGATACATTAATTCCACCAGAGCAGCCAATTGAATTATCTATTAAACAAACAGAAGTAGAAAAACATCCCAGTCAAACTAGGTTATTGTATTTGTTTATTCACTCTACTGAAGCACAAAAATACCTTTTGAATGGAAATTTTCATTTTCCAGATAAAGAATTTGAAAAATTGGCGGAATTATGGGTAAAATATTCGGAAACTCATAATGATCCTCAGATTAATGGCTTCTTAGATTTTATTCCTGAGCAACTTCAAGGTATAATAATAGATGCTGAGCTAGCAAAAACACCAACGGATTTTAATATTCAAGAAATTAATGAGCATGTGCATGCCCTTAAAAAGCGCAACATTTATTCTCGGCTGAATGAGCTTCAAATTGAATTACAGGATGCAAAGCGCAAAGAAGATGCACAAGAAATAATTAAGATTACTCAAGAAATTCTTGGATTAAAGAGGATCTTAGAGGCTAATAAGGAGGCTTTTTAG
- a CDS encoding tRNA (adenine(22)-N(1))-methyltransferase, with amino-acid sequence MNLRLNTLAKMVDSGSRVADIGTDHAYLPIELVKSGKIDYAVASDVAKGPLDNAKTDIMEAGLDKQIETRLGSGLDTVNHADNIDTVVIAGMGGKLMVDILDRAWRNDYHFNTLVLEPNIGEAGVRTWLVNHNYKIVDEKLMAEAGHTYELIKAILTDQRNELTEEEIFFGPLIVREKNSVFYQKWQGQLTYNRKLLQNLNKAKKKDKNRISEVKNYIELIEQEINND; translated from the coding sequence ATGAACTTAAGATTAAATACTTTAGCAAAAATGGTAGATTCAGGCAGCAGAGTAGCAGATATTGGTACAGATCATGCATATTTGCCGATTGAATTAGTCAAAAGCGGTAAAATTGATTATGCAGTTGCCAGTGATGTTGCTAAGGGACCACTTGATAATGCTAAAACTGATATTATGGAAGCAGGCCTAGATAAGCAGATTGAAACACGCTTAGGTAGCGGTCTTGATACTGTTAATCATGCTGATAATATTGACACAGTAGTTATTGCCGGTATGGGTGGCAAATTAATGGTAGATATTCTTGATCGTGCTTGGCGCAATGATTATCATTTTAATACATTAGTACTTGAGCCTAATATTGGTGAAGCAGGTGTTAGAACATGGTTAGTAAATCATAACTATAAGATTGTTGATGAAAAACTGATGGCTGAGGCAGGTCATACGTATGAGTTAATTAAGGCGATATTAACTGATCAAAGAAATGAATTAACAGAAGAAGAAATTTTCTTTGGCCCTCTTATTGTACGTGAAAAAAATTCGGTTTTTTATCAAAAATGGCAAGGGCAATTAACTTATAATAGAAAACTTCTTCAAAACTTGAATAAAGCTAAAAAGAAGGATAAAAATAGAATTAGTGAAGTTAAAAATTACATTGAGTTAATTGAACAGGAGATAAACAATGACTAA
- the pepT gene encoding peptidase T, which produces MEYPNLLPRFLKYVKVNSRSDEHSDRFPSTEREENFQKNVIMKDLEELGLKDIHYNQKAGSVIAEIPSNVDYDVPVMGFLAHSDTADFNSENVKPQIHKNYDGESRIRLGDSEFYLDPEVFPHLKNYKGQTIITASGDTLLGGDDKCGVSELMTFAEYLMNHPEVKHGKIRLAFTPDEEIGTGAEHFDVKDFGADFAFTVDGEAPGKLDWGTFSAAQFSLDIQGVNVHPAVAKGQMINAVQVGIDFHNQLPEHDRPEHTDGREGFFHLMSFDGTVDNAHLDYIIRDFERDGLEARKNLVKSTVDKMNAEFGTERIKLKMWDQYYNMADELKKHMDIVDLARDAYKAEGLEINEDPVRGGTDGSQLTYMGLPCPNIFAGEENMHGRYEYTVLESMYKAVDVMIKMAELNAERARKA; this is translated from the coding sequence ATGGAATATCCAAATTTATTACCAAGATTTTTAAAATACGTTAAAGTTAATTCACGTTCTGATGAACATTCAGATCGTTTCCCATCAACTGAAAGAGAAGAGAACTTTCAAAAGAATGTAATTATGAAAGATCTTGAGGAATTAGGCTTGAAAGATATTCACTACAATCAAAAGGCTGGTAGTGTAATCGCTGAAATTCCTTCAAATGTTGATTATGATGTACCTGTAATGGGATTCTTGGCACATAGTGATACAGCTGATTTCAATTCAGAAAATGTTAAACCACAAATTCATAAAAACTATGATGGTGAAAGTAGAATTCGATTAGGGGATTCAGAATTTTATCTTGATCCTGAAGTTTTCCCACATTTGAAAAACTATAAAGGTCAAACTATTATCACTGCTTCGGGTGATACTTTACTTGGTGGTGACGATAAGTGTGGTGTTTCTGAATTAATGACCTTTGCAGAATATTTGATGAATCATCCAGAAGTAAAACATGGAAAGATCCGTTTAGCATTTACTCCAGATGAAGAAATTGGAACCGGCGCTGAACATTTCGATGTTAAAGATTTTGGTGCTGATTTTGCTTTTACTGTTGATGGTGAGGCTCCTGGTAAGCTTGATTGGGGAACTTTCTCAGCCGCTCAATTTAGTCTGGATATTCAAGGGGTAAATGTTCATCCAGCTGTAGCTAAAGGTCAAATGATTAATGCTGTTCAAGTGGGGATTGATTTTCATAATCAATTGCCAGAACATGATCGTCCAGAACATACTGATGGTCGTGAAGGTTTCTTCCATTTGATGAGTTTTGATGGAACTGTTGATAATGCACATTTGGATTACATTATTCGTGATTTTGAACGTGATGGTCTAGAAGCACGTAAGAATTTAGTTAAGTCTACTGTAGATAAAATGAATGCAGAATTTGGTACAGAACGTATCAAATTAAAGATGTGGGATCAATACTACAACATGGCTGATGAATTAAAGAAACACATGGATATCGTTGATTTGGCAAGAGATGCATATAAAGCAGAGGGCCTTGAAATCAATGAAGATCCAGTCCGTGGCGGTACTGATGGCTCACAATTAACTTATATGGGTCTTCCTTGTCCTAATATTTTTGCTGGTGAAGAAAATATGCATGGCCGTTATGAATATACTGTCCTTGAATCTATGTATAAAGCTGTCGATGTCATGATTAAAATGGCAGAATTAAATGCTGAAAGAGCAAGAAAAGCTTAG
- a CDS encoding Nif3-like dinuclear metal center hexameric protein: MTKVKDIVERLRKDFPEDIASQGDPVGMQIGSMESDVTNVMTTLDVRPQVVEEAVEKGVNLIISHHPVMFRPAKNLDYANPQNAMYGNIIKNNITVYSIHTNSDKAQNGSADWQAEELGLKDIEPFCLDDDGIAMGRKGKLPKTMSAYDFAFYVKDKMDIKMARLITASNEKPITTVGFICGDGGKYWTRALDDNLDAFITGDVYYHVGHDMISSGLTVVDPGHYTENLFKYKVFDRLKKWNKENNWNVGVEISEVSTNPFQDLF, from the coding sequence ATGACTAAAGTAAAAGACATTGTAGAACGTTTAAGAAAAGACTTTCCAGAGGATATTGCTTCTCAAGGTGATCCTGTAGGAATGCAAATAGGTTCGATGGAAAGTGATGTTACTAATGTAATGACCACGCTAGATGTGCGACCTCAAGTGGTTGAAGAGGCGGTGGAAAAGGGCGTTAATTTGATCATTAGTCACCATCCGGTAATGTTTAGACCAGCAAAGAATTTAGACTATGCAAATCCACAAAACGCGATGTATGGCAATATTATTAAAAATAATATTACTGTTTATTCAATCCATACTAATTCTGATAAAGCACAAAATGGATCGGCTGATTGGCAAGCTGAGGAATTAGGATTAAAAGATATTGAACCATTTTGTCTAGATGATGATGGTATAGCAATGGGCCGTAAAGGAAAATTACCTAAAACAATGTCAGCTTATGATTTTGCCTTTTACGTTAAAGATAAGATGGACATTAAAATGGCTAGACTGATTACTGCAAGTAATGAAAAACCAATTACAACTGTTGGTTTTATTTGTGGAGATGGAGGGAAATATTGGACTAGAGCATTAGATGATAATCTTGATGCTTTTATTACTGGGGATGTATATTACCATGTAGGTCATGATATGATTTCTTCAGGATTAACTGTAGTTGATCCTGGTCATTATACCGAGAATTTATTTAAATATAAGGTATTTGATCGTCTTAAAAAGTGGAATAAGGAAAATAATTGGAATGTTGGCGTTGAAATTTCAGAAGTTTCAACTAATCCATTTCAAGATTTGTTTTAA
- a CDS encoding 8-oxo-dGTP diphosphatase: MKRSEKVTLTNMCMIKNKDKILVLNRNDPVWPGLTFPGGHVEAHESFNDSVIREIKEETGLTIFHPRLTGVKQFYDHNHERYLVFFYIADSFTGTLKESDEGTLSWMSKEELQNHQLAYNFDHDLPVFFNSNISEHILDGKRDELF; encoded by the coding sequence ATGAAAAGATCAGAAAAAGTAACTTTGACTAATATGTGTATGATCAAGAATAAAGATAAAATTTTAGTCCTTAATCGTAATGATCCGGTTTGGCCAGGATTAACCTTTCCCGGTGGTCATGTTGAAGCACATGAATCATTTAATGATTCCGTTATCCGAGAAATTAAAGAAGAAACTGGATTAACTATTTTCCATCCTCGTTTAACTGGTGTTAAACAGTTTTATGATCATAATCATGAACGTTATTTAGTTTTCTTTTACATTGCTGATAGTTTTACTGGCACTCTCAAAGAATCTGATGAAGGTACTTTGAGTTGGATGAGTAAAGAGGAACTACAAAATCATCAATTAGCCTACAATTTTGACCATGATTTACCTGTATTCTTTAATTCTAATATTAGTGAGCATATACTTGATGGAAAGCGAGATGAGCTTTTTTAA
- a CDS encoding LBP_cg2779 family protein, translated as MNEQNELSDAIIDFQVKHHVNDTDLAFASHLSVEKVHAMKTGDGNYTAEEVNQLYDYMSANA; from the coding sequence ATGAATGAGCAAAACGAATTATCTGACGCAATTATCGATTTTCAAGTAAAACATCACGTTAATGATACAGACTTAGCTTTTGCAAGTCATCTTTCCGTAGAGAAAGTACACGCAATGAAAACTGGTGACGGCAATTATACAGCCGAAGAAGTTAACCAACTTTATGATTACATGTCTGCAAATGCTTAA
- a CDS encoding GntR family transcriptional regulator: MEFKDNIPIYFQIEQYLYRQIVMGKIKAGEKIPSVRKLALELTVNVNTVQRALQEMNAQGILYTKRGEGNFVTEDTELLTKTKQALINNELDEFVQNMKKLGVKEDSLVSVLENYLKQSEGQDE, encoded by the coding sequence ATGGAATTTAAAGATAATATTCCGATTTATTTTCAAATTGAACAATATCTATACCGTCAAATTGTAATGGGGAAAATAAAAGCAGGCGAAAAAATTCCTTCGGTTAGAAAATTAGCTTTGGAATTAACAGTTAATGTGAATACTGTTCAACGAGCACTACAGGAAATGAATGCACAAGGAATACTTTATACTAAACGTGGAGAAGGTAATTTTGTTACTGAAGATACAGAATTATTGACCAAAACAAAGCAAGCTCTAATCAATAATGAATTAGATGAATTTGTTCAAAATATGAAAAAATTAGGTGTTAAAGAGGATAGTTTAGTTTCTGTATTGGAGAATTATTTGAAACAAAGTGAGGGTCAAGATGAATAA